In Notolabrus celidotus isolate fNotCel1 chromosome 5, fNotCel1.pri, whole genome shotgun sequence, the genomic window atcaaacacacacacacacacgttaaacAACAGCTACAAACCTCTTTCATGATCTTCGCCCCCTTTTTGTCGTTAAACTCCAGTTGTGCAATAGCCTGATCGACGCTCATCCCTCGGAtctgtgagagagaaaaaaaaggatgatatagaaaattaaaaaacttaGAACCAGCAGGGTTTGTTTTGCCAAGAGGAGAGTGTTAGCAGATCtaatttaaatgtatgaaaatatGAAGTATCCAATTAGATTGTAAGGTAAATTCAGCAGATCATGAAAAATACACTACACATATCTTGAAATGCCCAGAGTCTATTTAAggtactttgttttttttattaggaAGAGATCATATCCATATTATTCTCAGGGGTGCAACTgtagaatcaatcaatcaatctttatttatgtagtgccaaatcacaaaaaaatgtatctgaagactctttccaaacagagcaggtctagactgtactctatgttatactattaacaaagacccaacatcaagacaggataagatccagtcccaccttacagacaggactcagtctgatctcatcttaatccaccatgagcagagagagagagagagagagagagagagagagagagagagagtgacagacagacagacagacagacagagagacagagagagacagacagagacagacagagacagacagagacagacagagagagacagagagacagagagacagagacagacagacagagacagagacagagactgagactgagactgaaacagagagagagatgatagtggtgagaaggatagtagtagttgtagcagctggcaCGTCCACAACAGCAGGCTGTCTACACGTGGAGGTTCCAGTGATGTTACGGAAGTAGAGATAAGATAGTTTCTCCCAGCAGCTAACCATAATTGCTGGCATTTGTTTTCAAAAGAATTAACCTAATAGTTCGGGAAAATCATGAAAATCTGGGAATAAATTCCTTATTATATTTAATCTCAACTCCTGTAGCAAAATCCAACCCCAGAGACAACAGGTGAATGGAAGGTTTTTACAGTTATGAGCCAGTTCCAACACTAGATCTAGTGGCTCTCCCAAGGAGCTCATCCAATTCACAAGCTGTATTTGTGATGGGGACTGCAGCAACAGGCAGTGCAGCTGCAAGGAGAATGTTCTGAAGAGTATCTCAGCATGCAAAAGTTGTACAGGCAGTGCATGCTAAAACCCTTTCCATGATGATGTACAGTCTGGAGAAGACCAAGACTCTTGAGATatttgtctgtgttgttttttgacaGTATTTTTTTGTAACTGGTATTTGAGATAttgaaatacacaaataaagctACTTTTGAATGGATGTATAAAAGTGAGCGTGGCCGTTATTCCACCAAGGAGTgctttttgtgcaaaataaatgtttgcaataaATTCAGAATCCCAAATAACCCATGGTTTGACCCCTGACAAGCTGCTGACGGCAGAattgaacattttcagttttttacctaGAAGGTTCCAGGTACCCAAACTTCAAGTAGCTGTCATGGATTCTGCTACAGGAGTTGAGTTTAAATCTTTTAATATGTGTTATTAGAGATctttatgaacacattggtGAAGACATTTTTTGGTATGGAATGTATTCCCAGATTGGCCAAATATGATTTAATTTTCCCTGACTATAAATTTACCAATgagtactttatttttttaagagttAAGAAATGTTCAACAATCCATGTATTATTACTACTTTACATCATTCAGCTACTTGTGGATAAAACACTGAAGAGTAGGTCTCACCATTTTAGCCAGGTACCACATCTTGTCTTTGCTGTATTTGATCTGCCTCCTGCTGTGGTGAATTTCCTGGAGAAACAAATGTTTATTCAGGAAAaggcaataaaataaatgtcttggaaatgtttaaatgacctctctgtgacatcacaaaCAGGCAGAAGACTCACTGCTGGTCTGCGGGGCTCATCTGGTAGCTGAGGTGGATACACCTTCAGGTTTCTCCTCTCCCAGTTCTTTGAGTCCAGAGAGCTGCTGGTGTGGAGACATGAGAGCTGCTGGGGGCCACCACCTAGGACCTGTAACCTGGAGGGACATTTAGGGATTATTGATCTACATCATGTCACTAACAATGCACGCTTATTGCACACTACCCACATTGCACATGCCAAACTGTCTGTAAACTGTTTTTTATGTTATACGAAAATAGACACCGAACCGACTCAGCTTGCTTACAGCATTAAGTAAGCTAAACCAGTCAACATAATTTGCCCTTCTGCAGAGATAGCGTGAGCAGggaagcttcaatttaatgttctTACCTTGAATATAAAACCCCGTGAATATTCCTAATTAAAGCCATACCTGAAATCAAACATAAGACAGTTACGCATCGTGATTCAACAAATATCTGTCATATTAAAAGAGATTTCTGGACTAAGTGAGATCATTTCTCCTACCACGTCCTGTCATTGCGGTCGCCATGTTGCATTTTTACGACACTCAGTGTTCACTTTACGATTACAATGTTTACAGTGTTTAAAGAAAAAGTTTCTCACATGTCAATTTAACCAATAGAGTATCTTGTGTGGTTTAAATATGGGACGTAAACTTTCTGTTGTCTAAATTGTAATTTTAACGTCACTGTTACAAAGCAGAAAAAGGCAAACTTGATGTGTTTTGACCCAACTGGGATTCCGTACTCAGCACCAGTCAGATTTACGACACCATGCTGGCCGTACGGCTGTTAATGTAGTTGCTACGACATGGAAGGTACCATGTGAGGAGTCTGTCTTTGGTTTATCAGACTTTATTAGAGAATTAACAGAATTAAAACAGTCGGAGACATCATGCACGAGAGGTCGCTCCCCGCCTCTCCGAACTGGTACTGCTCGCGCTGCAGTGACGTCAACAGCAGTGGTCTGCTTGGTGTTGGAGCCAAAAACAACATCTTTCTGATTGATGTGTCTGCAGCCTCCTGCAGGGTCGTAGGTGAGTCTGCTGTCACTTACGGGCAGCGAACACACAGTGGTCACTCAGGGATTCATACTCAGACTTCAGAAAGATCAAACTTGTATTTCACGCTGTAATACTTATATGATGTCCAAATCAGGGAAATCCCATCATCAGGTGTGGTGATTACAGCCTCTGATGTCTGCAGGCTCTTTCTTATTTCTACCATCTATGACACTAACAAACACATGTGTTATTTGATTGTTTACGTGTTTAAGTGCACCTATTTAATTGTTCTTAGGAGAGCCAATAAACCTTTAGCGCATAGATAGTTCAAATCTAGTTCCTCCCTACTATTTGAACActtaaaactgaaatataatCATGAGATCAGAGCTGGAATGCTTAATAATTTCATAGATATCAACACTCACAGCTTTCATCCATATTTTATTATAGCAACCTTAAAATTGTAGACTTTTCCAGCCAAATTCCACAAAAAGTAGGGATCAAGATGGCCTTAGCTTCCATATTAATAATCCCTAACATCACTGGATACTGCAGTTCCAACATTCTACTGAATAGCAACTTTCAAGATTGAGGCAGATGttagtctaacatgagtctggtcctgctggaggtttctgcctgttaaaggaagtttgtccttgccactgtaacttgctaaatgctgcaaagtgctctgctcatggtggattaagatgagatcagactgagtcctgtctgtaagatgggactggatcttatctcgtcttgatgttgggtctttgttaataatagaacatagagtacgctCTACTACTTACTACCTggagatcaataaagtattatgtTATCCTCTCTCTTACTACTTTCTTATCTAGGTTTTCGGTCTAAAACATTTTtagatatgtttaaaaaaatctggtAATATTTCCAAAAGTCCaagttaatttgtttattttattttaattttttaattgtaaGATAAGGATAAACATTATTGTCCTAtgagggaaatttgtcttggacCACAGTACCACATAAGGCTACAATTGTTCTCTACATATATCAGACTCTTTAACAGAAAACATAGTGAAGCAAAATTTGGCAATATTCAAAGAACAGAGGAAGACAGAAAATATCAGCCAGTCCACAGTGGCACATCATTAGTATGTTACCTTTAGAGGTCACTGACAAGCTTATAGTCAAAACCTTGTATACAATAGGGAAAAGTCATGGATGACATAGAAGGTAATTCAATCCTTAAATTTGAAGCAGTGAACTGATGGTGAAATTGTTTGAAATGAATTTGCGGTCAAtgtaataattaattaattggataattgttgcagctgtagttgcaTTCCTTAATATGTCCCTTAGAAAAATGATGAATCCAAACCTAGCAGACTCATCAGCTGTCCGTTCCTCAGTTTGAGCATTGTGTGAC contains:
- the mrpl22 gene encoding 39S ribosomal protein L22, mitochondrial, whose protein sequence is MATAMTGRGMALIRNIHGVLYSRLQVLGGGPQQLSCLHTSSSLDSKNWERRNLKVYPPQLPDEPRRPAEIHHSRRQIKYSKDKMWYLAKMIRGMSVDQAIAQLEFNDKKGAKIMKEVLLEAQEMAVRNHNVEYKSNLYVAESYSGKGMYLKRIRYHGRGMFGIMDRVYCNFFVKLVEGSPPKKEESTSFDQAKEYVQNLKNRTIIHGL